The following proteins come from a genomic window of Gynuella sunshinyii YC6258:
- the flhA gene encoding flagellar biosynthesis protein FlhA gives MSRQEIVGSLQSNSRRILSGNLGVPVMLLVLLGLMTLPVPPFLLDIFFTFNIALAIVVLLVSIYVLRPLDFAVFPTILLISTLLRLSLNVASTRVVLMYGHEGGDSAGKVIQAFGEVLIGGNYAVGLVVFAILMIINFVVVTKGAGRVSEVSARFTLDAMPGKQMAIDADLNAGLIDAETAKTRRLEVGQEADFYGSMDGASKFVRGDAVAGVLILLINIVGGLAIGTLQYSLEFGDAVEKYALLTIGDGLVAQIPSLLLSTAAAIMVTRNSSSEQMGDQVVNQMFGSPKALMISAVLLAILGSIPGMPHLVFLGLALVAGFGAWFIYRKQAAPADGSGKALAPPKGGGAGAGKAAPVSKDGGGPGAAAVPALENENKELSWDDVQQIDMVGLEVGYRIIPIVDRSQGGQLLNRIKGVRKKLSQDVGFLMPSIHIRDNLDLMPNTYRITLMGVTIAEDQVYPDREMAINPGQVFGAIDGLAAKDPAFGLDAVWIEPGKREKAQSLGYTVVDSSTVIATHLNQILSKHSHELLGHEEVQKLVDRLAEASPRLSEELVPNTVSISLLLRVLQNLLIEQVPIRDMRSIAEALTNLQPKSQDPNVLTAVARTALSRLIVQNIVGNAPDLPVITLDRDLEQLLLRTIQQAGQDGSLDTIMLEPSLAEKLQGSLARAVQEQEMKGNPAVLLVGGAIRMMMARFLRHSIPSITVLAYQEIPDNKQITIVATVGK, from the coding sequence ATGAGCCGTCAGGAAATTGTCGGCAGCCTGCAGTCTAATAGTCGTCGGATACTGAGCGGAAATCTTGGGGTTCCGGTCATGTTGCTGGTGTTGCTGGGATTAATGACGCTGCCGGTTCCGCCGTTTCTATTGGATATCTTCTTTACCTTCAATATTGCCCTGGCCATTGTGGTTCTGCTGGTGTCAATTTATGTCCTGCGGCCGCTGGATTTTGCGGTCTTTCCCACTATTTTGCTGATTTCCACGTTGTTGCGTCTGTCTCTGAACGTTGCTTCGACCCGGGTGGTGTTGATGTACGGCCATGAAGGGGGGGACTCGGCAGGTAAAGTCATTCAGGCCTTTGGTGAGGTGCTGATTGGAGGGAACTACGCGGTCGGTCTGGTGGTTTTTGCGATTTTGATGATTATCAACTTTGTGGTTGTAACCAAAGGCGCTGGACGGGTATCAGAGGTCAGTGCCCGGTTCACCCTCGATGCCATGCCCGGTAAACAGATGGCTATTGATGCGGACTTGAATGCCGGATTGATCGATGCAGAGACCGCGAAGACCCGGCGCTTGGAAGTGGGCCAGGAAGCCGATTTTTATGGTTCCATGGACGGTGCTTCAAAGTTTGTCCGTGGTGATGCGGTTGCAGGGGTATTGATTCTGCTGATCAATATCGTTGGCGGGCTGGCCATCGGCACATTGCAGTATTCACTGGAGTTCGGTGATGCCGTTGAGAAATATGCACTGCTGACCATTGGTGACGGTTTGGTGGCGCAGATCCCGTCATTATTGTTGTCCACAGCTGCGGCGATCATGGTGACCCGTAACTCATCCAGTGAGCAGATGGGTGATCAGGTGGTCAATCAGATGTTCGGTTCACCCAAAGCCTTGATGATATCTGCTGTGCTGCTGGCTATTCTCGGATCCATTCCCGGGATGCCCCATTTGGTTTTTCTCGGTTTGGCGCTGGTTGCCGGTTTTGGTGCCTGGTTTATATATCGAAAACAAGCAGCCCCGGCCGATGGTTCCGGAAAAGCTTTGGCCCCCCCAAAAGGTGGCGGTGCAGGTGCTGGTAAAGCTGCTCCTGTTAGCAAGGATGGTGGCGGACCTGGGGCAGCGGCGGTGCCTGCCCTGGAAAATGAAAATAAGGAATTGTCATGGGACGACGTGCAGCAAATCGATATGGTTGGTCTCGAAGTGGGGTATCGGATTATCCCTATTGTTGATCGTTCCCAAGGTGGGCAACTGTTAAACAGAATCAAGGGGGTTCGAAAAAAACTGTCGCAGGATGTCGGCTTTTTGATGCCGAGTATTCATATCCGGGACAATCTTGATCTGATGCCGAATACCTACCGGATCACCCTGATGGGGGTCACGATTGCAGAAGACCAGGTATATCCTGATCGTGAAATGGCCATTAACCCGGGACAGGTGTTCGGCGCCATTGACGGACTGGCTGCCAAAGATCCGGCCTTTGGGCTGGATGCGGTATGGATTGAACCTGGCAAGCGTGAAAAAGCGCAGTCTCTTGGGTATACCGTGGTGGACAGCTCTACGGTCATCGCCACGCATTTGAATCAGATTTTAAGCAAACACAGCCATGAACTGCTGGGACATGAAGAAGTTCAGAAACTGGTGGACAGGCTGGCAGAAGCGAGTCCTCGATTGTCTGAGGAACTGGTACCCAATACGGTCTCTATCAGCCTGCTTCTAAGGGTATTGCAGAATCTGCTCATTGAGCAGGTTCCCATTCGTGATATGCGTTCCATCGCCGAAGCTTTGACGAACCTGCAGCCGAAGAGTCAAGATCCTAACGTTTTGACCGCGGTTGCCCGTACTGCGTTAAGTCGCCTGATCGTTCAGAACATCGTTGGTAATGCGCCGGATCTGCCTGTTATTACTTTGGATAGAGACCTGGAACAGTTATTGCTGAGAACAATACAGCAAGCCGGACAAGATGGTTCTCTTGACACTATCATGCTCGAACCGAGTCTGGCAGAGAAACTTCAGGGTTCTCTGGCACGGGCGGTTCAGGAGCAGGAAATGAAAGGTAACCCTGCCGTTTTATTGGTAGGGGGAGCGATACGGATGATGATGGCCAGGTTTTTACGGCACAGCATTCCCAGTATCACCGTGCTGGCTTATCAGGAGATTCCTGATAATAAACAGATCACCATTGTGGCCACGGTCGGAAAATAG
- the acnB gene encoding bifunctional aconitate hydratase 2/2-methylisocitrate dehydratase → MLEAYRAHVAERAESGIVPKPLNAEQVAGLIELLKNPPAGEEEFLVDLITNRVPPGVDEAAYVKAGFLSAIAKGEASSPLITAAQAVSLLGNMHGGYNIETLVELLDNAELAALAASELKHTLLMFDAFHDVKEKADAGNAHAKEVIQSWADAEWFTKQAKVPESIKVTIFKVTGETNTDDLSPAQDAWSRPDIPLHALAAYKMPREGLNPDEPGAVGPMKQIEEMKAKGNPVAFVGDVVGTGSSRKSATNSVLWFFGEDIPGVPNKRSGGICIGSKVAPIFYNTMEDAGALVFEAPVDDLNMGDVVEIRPYEGKILSEDGKVLSEFKLKSDVLLDEVQAGGRINLIIGRGLTQRAREALGLPVSDLFRQTEQPVDTGKGYTLAQKIVGKACGVEGVRPGTYCEPKMTTVGSQDTTGPMTRDELKDLACLGFSADLVMQSFCHTAAYPKPVDIDTQHTLPDFIKNRGGVSLRPGDGIIHSWLNRMLLPDTVGTGGDSHTRFPMGISFPAGSGLVAFAAATGVMPLDMPESVLVRFKGEMQPGITLRDLVHAIPYYAIQQGLLTVEKKGKKNIFSGRILEIEGLDKLTVEQAFELSDASAERSAAGCTIKLSEESVIEYLNSNVTMLRWMISNGYGDVRTLERRAKAMEEWLANPSLISADADAEYSAVIEIDLAEIDQPIVCAPNDPDDARLLSDVAGDKVDEVFIGSCMTNIGHFRAAGKLLDAHKGNLSTRLWISPPTKMDQAQLMEEGYYNTYARAGARTEMPGCSLCMGNQARVAQGSTVLSTSTRNFPNRLGDGANVYLTSAELASVGAILGKLPTKEEYLEYANRINSMASDIYKYLNFDKMKDFVDAANSVIATDATAD, encoded by the coding sequence GTGTTAGAAGCATATCGAGCCCATGTGGCTGAACGCGCCGAATCAGGCATAGTCCCTAAACCTTTAAATGCTGAACAGGTTGCCGGTTTAATTGAACTACTGAAAAACCCACCTGCTGGAGAAGAAGAATTTCTCGTCGACCTGATCACTAACCGCGTTCCACCGGGTGTTGATGAAGCTGCTTACGTGAAAGCCGGATTCCTGTCTGCTATTGCCAAGGGCGAGGCCTCTTCGCCGTTAATCACAGCAGCCCAGGCCGTTTCCCTGTTAGGGAACATGCATGGCGGCTACAACATCGAAACACTGGTTGAACTGTTGGATAACGCTGAGCTGGCAGCACTCGCGGCCAGCGAGCTGAAACACACTCTGCTGATGTTTGACGCGTTTCATGACGTCAAAGAAAAAGCCGACGCTGGCAATGCGCATGCTAAAGAGGTAATACAGAGCTGGGCAGACGCCGAATGGTTTACCAAACAAGCCAAAGTACCTGAATCCATTAAGGTCACTATCTTTAAGGTCACCGGAGAAACCAATACCGACGACCTGTCGCCGGCCCAGGACGCCTGGTCCCGCCCGGACATCCCATTGCACGCCCTGGCTGCTTATAAAATGCCGCGTGAAGGTCTGAACCCGGATGAACCTGGCGCGGTCGGTCCGATGAAACAAATTGAAGAAATGAAAGCCAAAGGCAATCCCGTTGCCTTCGTGGGCGACGTTGTCGGTACCGGCTCCTCGCGTAAATCAGCCACAAACTCGGTACTTTGGTTCTTCGGAGAAGATATCCCAGGCGTACCTAATAAGCGCAGCGGCGGTATCTGTATCGGTAGCAAAGTAGCCCCTATCTTTTATAACACCATGGAAGATGCCGGTGCTCTGGTATTTGAAGCCCCTGTTGATGACCTGAACATGGGTGACGTTGTGGAAATCCGTCCGTACGAAGGCAAAATCCTGTCTGAAGATGGAAAAGTATTGTCTGAGTTTAAATTGAAATCCGACGTATTACTGGATGAAGTTCAGGCCGGCGGTCGGATCAACCTGATCATAGGCCGAGGACTGACTCAACGTGCTCGCGAAGCGTTGGGATTACCCGTGTCGGACCTGTTCCGTCAGACTGAACAGCCTGTTGATACAGGTAAAGGCTATACCCTGGCCCAGAAAATCGTGGGCAAGGCGTGCGGTGTCGAGGGTGTCCGCCCTGGCACTTATTGTGAACCTAAAATGACCACTGTTGGTTCTCAGGACACAACCGGTCCGATGACTCGTGATGAGTTGAAAGATCTGGCCTGCCTTGGATTCTCTGCTGATCTGGTCATGCAGTCTTTCTGTCACACTGCGGCCTATCCCAAACCCGTAGATATCGATACCCAGCATACCCTGCCGGACTTCATCAAAAACCGTGGTGGTGTTTCCCTGCGTCCGGGAGACGGAATTATCCACAGCTGGCTGAACCGTATGCTGTTGCCTGACACCGTCGGTACCGGTGGCGATTCCCACACCCGTTTCCCCATGGGAATCTCCTTCCCGGCTGGTTCCGGTCTGGTTGCGTTTGCTGCTGCCACCGGTGTTATGCCGTTGGATATGCCAGAGTCCGTACTGGTTCGCTTTAAAGGCGAAATGCAGCCAGGCATCACGCTTCGGGACCTGGTTCACGCCATTCCCTACTATGCAATCCAACAGGGTCTCCTGACGGTCGAGAAAAAAGGTAAGAAGAATATTTTCTCTGGTCGCATTCTGGAAATTGAGGGACTGGACAAACTGACGGTAGAACAAGCGTTTGAATTGTCAGACGCGTCAGCCGAACGTTCTGCAGCAGGCTGTACCATTAAACTCAGTGAAGAATCGGTTATTGAATACCTGAACTCCAACGTCACTATGCTGCGCTGGATGATCTCCAATGGTTATGGTGACGTCCGCACTCTGGAACGCCGCGCCAAAGCCATGGAAGAATGGCTGGCCAATCCAAGCCTGATCAGTGCTGATGCCGATGCTGAGTACTCTGCGGTGATCGAAATCGACCTGGCTGAGATTGATCAGCCGATCGTCTGCGCACCAAATGATCCGGATGATGCCCGTCTGCTGTCAGATGTTGCTGGTGATAAAGTGGATGAAGTATTCATCGGCTCCTGTATGACCAACATCGGGCATTTCCGCGCAGCTGGAAAACTGTTGGATGCTCACAAAGGCAACCTGTCCACCCGCCTCTGGATCTCTCCACCCACAAAAATGGATCAGGCCCAGTTAATGGAAGAAGGGTATTACAACACCTATGCTCGTGCTGGCGCTCGTACTGAAATGCCAGGCTGCTCATTGTGCATGGGTAACCAGGCTCGTGTGGCTCAGGGGTCGACAGTCCTGTCAACTTCAACCCGTAACTTCCCTAACCGTTTGGGTGACGGCGCCAATGTATACCTGACATCTGCCGAACTCGCGTCTGTCGGTGCTATTCTAGGCAAACTACCCACCAAGGAAGAGTATCTGGAGTATGCTAACCGCATTAACTCCATGGCGAGTGATATCTATAAGTATCTGAACTTCGACAAGATGAAAGACTTTGTCGATGCTGCCAACTCCGTTATCGCTACGGACGCGACAGCTGACTGA
- a CDS encoding response regulator yields MKTQVLICDDSSFARKQMIKALPDGWDIEIHQAGNGMEAIEAIKAGKGDIMFLDLTMPVMDGYEVLETIKKEDLPSMVIVVSGDIQPEAIDRVKKLGALEFIKKPISKEVAQKILSDFGILAG; encoded by the coding sequence ATGAAAACTCAAGTATTAATCTGCGATGATTCCAGTTTCGCCCGTAAACAAATGATCAAGGCTTTACCTGATGGTTGGGACATTGAAATTCATCAGGCCGGTAATGGAATGGAAGCCATCGAAGCCATTAAAGCAGGAAAAGGCGACATCATGTTTCTTGACCTGACCATGCCGGTTATGGACGGCTATGAGGTACTCGAAACCATCAAAAAAGAGGATCTTCCCAGCATGGTGATCGTTGTCTCAGGTGATATTCAACCCGAGGCCATTGATCGGGTTAAAAAGCTTGGGGCATTGGAGTTCATCAAAAAGCCGATCAGTAAGGAAGTTGCCCAAAAAATCCTGAGCGACTTTGGCATTCTTGCGGGGTAA
- a CDS encoding GGDEF domain-containing protein — protein sequence MSDNSVREFHWIMDMIQNIDVGLVVLDKEYRIEAWNGFMENHSGVVSTQIKGKNLFTAFPDIDEEWFRDKADTVFQLKNRAFTTWEQRPYLFKFKNYQPITGTAEYMFQNTTLLPLTSATGEVEHISMLIYDVTDVAVNREQLKSANRQLKTLSRSDRLTGLYNRGYWEELMRMEFLRARRSQTVSTLMILDIDHFKNVNDVYGHQVGDQVIRLLANSISSSQRVTDISGRYGGEEFVVILVDTDPKHAMISAERLRQKVESLSLSTAQGELTFTISIGLCGYRPEFESHEEWIVEADKALYESKHNGRNQTTIAG from the coding sequence ATGTCTGATAATAGCGTCCGCGAATTTCACTGGATCATGGATATGATCCAAAACATTGATGTCGGACTTGTTGTCCTCGACAAGGAGTATCGTATTGAGGCCTGGAATGGTTTTATGGAAAACCATTCAGGCGTTGTATCGACTCAAATTAAGGGTAAGAACTTGTTTACTGCTTTCCCTGATATTGACGAGGAATGGTTCCGGGATAAAGCTGATACGGTCTTTCAACTGAAGAACAGAGCATTTACCACCTGGGAACAGCGCCCTTACCTGTTCAAGTTTAAAAACTACCAACCAATTACCGGCACTGCCGAGTACATGTTTCAGAACACCACATTGCTGCCTCTGACTTCAGCCACTGGTGAGGTGGAACACATTTCCATGCTGATATACGACGTCACTGACGTTGCCGTCAATCGCGAACAACTGAAGTCAGCCAACCGACAATTAAAAACCCTGAGCCGCAGTGATCGACTGACAGGTTTATATAATCGGGGCTACTGGGAAGAACTGATGCGTATGGAATTTTTGCGTGCCAGACGGTCACAAACAGTTTCGACGTTAATGATTCTGGACATCGACCATTTTAAAAATGTCAATGATGTCTATGGTCATCAGGTTGGCGATCAAGTCATTCGACTACTGGCCAATAGCATATCTTCCAGCCAAAGAGTCACTGATATCTCTGGCCGTTACGGTGGCGAAGAGTTTGTGGTCATACTGGTTGATACTGATCCCAAACACGCCATGATTTCAGCAGAACGTTTGCGTCAGAAAGTAGAATCATTGAGCCTGAGTACTGCACAAGGCGAACTCACATTTACCATCAGTATTGGTTTGTGCGGTTATCGACCAGAGTTCGAGAGTCACGAAGAATGGATTGTTGAAGCTGATAAGGCACTCTACGAGTCCAAGCACAATGGTCGTAACCAGACGACCATTGCAGGGTAA
- a CDS encoding methyltransferase domain-containing protein, which yields MQDVNFDPLVDRFKANIFDSLKGRIRRAVILDRLQRIDPFPEILMPMVADVGGGFGEMSLYFASQGAVVDYIDLSENMAAMMQERLNDYPQYLDKITVRNGRFQDLIDTPYDLVHCQAVLEWLADPWQGLKILCDSVKPGGYLLLTFYNRDSIIFKNLIKGNFRKAFSEEMAGDARGLTPINPLDKDQVFDFLTAENMMVDNWFGVRSFSDYLYPHVNKQNPKIEKAILDAELKVCEREPYRSLARYIGVIARRPH from the coding sequence ATGCAGGATGTGAATTTTGATCCGTTAGTGGATCGTTTTAAGGCCAATATCTTCGATTCTCTGAAAGGCCGAATTCGTCGGGCTGTCATTCTTGACCGCTTGCAAAGAATCGATCCTTTTCCCGAGATATTGATGCCGATGGTGGCGGATGTCGGTGGTGGATTTGGTGAGATGAGCCTGTATTTCGCCTCGCAGGGGGCGGTTGTGGATTACATTGACCTTTCTGAGAATATGGCCGCCATGATGCAGGAACGGCTGAACGATTATCCGCAGTACCTCGACAAGATTACTGTTCGTAATGGCCGTTTTCAGGATTTGATCGATACTCCATATGACCTGGTTCATTGTCAGGCGGTGTTGGAATGGTTGGCAGATCCCTGGCAGGGGTTGAAGATACTCTGCGACTCCGTCAAACCAGGTGGATATCTGTTGCTGACTTTCTATAATCGTGATTCGATCATTTTTAAAAACCTGATTAAGGGAAATTTCCGTAAAGCTTTCTCAGAAGAAATGGCGGGTGATGCCCGAGGATTAACCCCAATTAACCCGCTGGACAAGGATCAGGTTTTTGATTTTTTAACGGCAGAAAATATGATGGTCGACAACTGGTTTGGGGTCCGCAGTTTCAGTGACTACTTGTACCCTCACGTAAATAAACAGAATCCGAAAATTGAAAAAGCAATTCTGGATGCAGAATTAAAGGTGTGTGAGCGGGAACCGTATCGTTCCCTGGCTCGCTACATTGGTGTGATTGCGCGCAGACCACATTGA
- a CDS encoding DJ-1/PfpI family protein — protein MAKILFIVGDFVEDYELMVPFQALQAMGFVCDAVCPDKQTGDSIATAIHDFEGDQTYTEKRGHNFTLNQSFADIDPHEYDGLMIPGGRAPEYLRLNDRVIALVRAFVEQQKPIGAICHGAQLLAAAEVIRSKRISAYPACAPEVKLAGGEYMELAMDQAITDGQFVTAPAWPANAEWVKQFAALF, from the coding sequence ATGGCCAAAATTCTATTTATTGTCGGCGATTTTGTCGAAGATTACGAACTGATGGTGCCATTTCAGGCTCTTCAGGCCATGGGATTCGTTTGCGATGCAGTATGCCCAGACAAACAAACTGGAGACTCCATCGCCACGGCTATTCACGATTTTGAGGGGGATCAGACATACACTGAAAAACGAGGCCATAATTTTACCCTGAACCAAAGCTTTGCCGATATCGACCCCCACGAATACGACGGCCTGATGATTCCCGGCGGACGCGCTCCCGAATACCTTCGCCTGAACGATAGAGTTATTGCGCTGGTAAGAGCGTTTGTCGAGCAGCAAAAACCAATAGGCGCTATCTGTCATGGCGCGCAATTGCTGGCTGCAGCTGAAGTGATCCGATCAAAACGTATCTCTGCTTACCCGGCCTGCGCCCCGGAAGTGAAACTGGCCGGTGGAGAATATATGGAGTTAGCCATGGATCAGGCGATCACTGATGGCCAGTTTGTTACCGCTCCAGCATGGCCGGCGAATGCAGAGTGGGTCAAACAGTTTGCCGCCCTGTTCTAA
- a CDS encoding ribbon-helix-helix domain-containing protein encodes MCDIYTGVDEAVYRKTSRSLRLHGHVTSLSLENRFWSILEEMALREGVSIGQFITRLYDECLQRRGEVVNFTSLLRVACTTYLLRR; translated from the coding sequence ATGTGTGATATCTATACCGGTGTGGATGAAGCGGTCTATCGCAAAACGTCCAGATCTCTAAGGCTACATGGTCATGTGACCAGTCTGTCATTGGAAAATCGTTTCTGGTCAATACTTGAAGAAATGGCGTTGCGCGAGGGAGTGTCGATCGGTCAGTTTATTACCCGACTATACGATGAATGTTTGCAGCGCAGAGGTGAAGTTGTGAATTTCACCTCGCTGTTACGGGTTGCCTGTACGACTTACCTGTTACGCCGTTAG